In the Bacillus sp. HSf4 genome, TGTCTGGATCTCCCTCTCTAAAAGAGACACCCCGTCTTTTTCATAAACATCTGTGACATGGTTGCTGCTGGCAAAAATAACTTTGGGAACACCGCACTCGGCTGCCGCCCGCAAAATGCTGTACGTCGCTTTAAAGTAGATGCCGGTCATTTTCTCGAATTCATTTCGGTCAAGGAGATCGCCGGACGGCTTTACAGCCAAAAGGTTGATCAGCACGTCTGTCCGCGCCGGAATACTGTTTACCACCTGTTCATAATCTGTTGCATCACCGCGGACAAACCGGGCTGACATTGCCGATTCAGGCTTTTTCAAATCCATGACCGTCAGCTCATACCCGTCCCGTGACAGCCCCTTGGCTAAAATGCGCCCCACCGTTCCGTTTCCTCCGAAAATCATCACCTTTTTCACAGCTTTTTCATTCCTCCTGTTCAGAGCCACGTTTTTAAAAAGGCAAGCGCTTTCTGCCTCATCACAGCCGTTTCAATGTGGCCGGAATGAGAGCGGAACACTTCATAGCGTTCGCCCGCGTTTTTTTCTTTATACACAGAAGAAAGCTTTTCCTCAATGATGTCTATTCCTGTGACAGGCGTCAGTTTGTCCGCTGTCCCGACGAGGCTCAGATGCGGCCTTGGTGCGATCAGACTTTCGATTTGGGCAGTGGAGAAGTGCTTGACGAGCCCCGGAACGTAAAAATACAGATTGTGGCGGTCCAGGTTTTGCGTTTTGAGCAGTGTTTCACTGTCGACTTGGCCGCACATATCAACGCATACGCTGACCCGTTCATCCAATGCCGCCGTCCACCAGGCCATCACTCCCCCCATTGACATTCCAAGCGTTGCCATCCGGCTGCTGTCCGAATCATCCCTGGCTTCTAGATAGTCGAGAGCCCTCAGGCTGTCGTACACCATCATTCCCCACATCACCCGGCCTGTCCACAGCATTTCTTTAAACGTCTCGCTTTCCGTTTTCCCGCGCCTGTCTCCGAACGCCCAATGATCGATGGCAAGCGCTGAGAACCCAAGGGATGTGAGCTCCTCGGCATATGGCGGCGACGCTAAATATTCCGCACCTTCAAGAAGCTCTTTTTTTCCTCTCTCATAACGCCCGCCGTGGGAATGGCAATAAAGCACGGCTGGAAGCGGGCCCTTCGCATGCTTCGGCTTTGCAAAATAAGCCGGAACCGGTTCCATCCCGTTTAAGTCAAGCAAAAGCGTTTCAACCATGAATGATTCCTTTTCTTCAATCCTAAGGGTGCTGGCTTGAATGTCCCTTTTTTCCGGCAAATCGCCGAGCAATTTGAAAAGGTGTTTGCGCATATTGGTGCTCCTTTCTTTTTATCGCTTGATTCATTAATACGATTTGAAAGGGCTTTTTACCTTTTTCCAGCTGAAAACGCGAGCCTTGTTCAAAACAAAAAAGGCGGTCATAAGAAAGATAAACAACAATACCCATGGTGATGAAAAAAGGAGAAGCAGTAAAAAACATGCCGTTAAAAAAAGGCAAACCATTTGGTAAACAAGGCCGGATAGCAGCTTATAAGCAGCGGCCAGACCGCACAGCGAATGGCAGATGAAAAAGGCGTTTGCAATCGCAACCAGGGCCTCAACATTCAGAATGTGAAAAAACAAACAGACAAAAACCATCGTATGGATGCAGAATATCAATCCTAAAGCTGCAAGCGGCTGATTGCTCTTTGACCGGTACGCAAAAAACCCGCCGGCTTGCGAAGCTATAAGCCTGGCAACTCCGCCCGCAACCTGAAAATAAGCGCTCATACACAGGACAGCAGTCAGGACCGCAATCACCGGCAATGCAAAAGAACCGAACAGCGGTGTCAGCATGATCACAAGCTTCAACTGTCCGCTTTCAAAGCGCTCAGGATCAATCCATTGAACAGCCGCGGCTGTCACCAGGTAAATCACGGTTACCGTGAGACAGCTGATCATGACGGCCCGGGGAATGGTTTTCTTCCGGTCTTTCACCTCCATGCTGTAATTGCCGACGATTTCCCAGCCGACCAACGCCCAAAACAGCAAAAGCAACCCCCAGCCAAAATCGGCAAACTGAAATGTCCCTTCCACGAGCGGCCCCTCCCTGAAATGAGGAACGGATGCCACACTGCTCCCAAACAAGACGAGCGCAGCCGCCGTGGAAAAGATGAAGGAAACCATCCCGACAAACGAAAGATTAAAGCACAGGACAATCATGCAAATGATGAAAAACAAAAAACCATATCCTGCGGCGGGGATCGAAACATCGCCTGCAAGCGAATGAATATATTCGCTTGCCGTCATTAACACTGCGGCGGGTCCGAAGCTGGCAGCCATGATAAAATAAAAGACAGCAACCTTTTTGATCCGGGGACCGAACGCTTTTTCAGCCGCATAGGCGACCCCCGCATCATTCGGATGCTCAACGCTTAACCTGGCAAAGACCCAGGCAAATAAAAAGCCGATGCCCATCATCAGCAGCCACGCAAAAATCGCGTAATCCCCCGCTATCTGATGAATCATCGGCGGCAATAAAATAATCCCCGATCCTAAAATAGGCCCTGTCATTAAACCGCTTAGCAACACGGACCCAAGCTTTTTTTCTTTCATAATGAGCACAACCCTTCCAAGAAGCAATTTAAAATGATTGTAATCTTGTTTGTTTAATCAGTAAAATAGATATTATCGATTCCAAGATTCGAATTTTTCGATATTAGAAAAAAAGGAGATAGTTGAAATGGAAATCCGGCATCTGAAAACGTTCAAAACCATTGTGGAAATCGGAGGCTATACAAGAGCGGCCGATTATTTGGGCTATGCGCAATCAACCGTGACATCACACATTCAGGCGATCGAACAGGAAATCAGAAAGCCGTTGTTCTACCGGCTGGGGAAAAAAATGCTCTTGACAGAAGCGGGGAAACACCTTCTCCCTTATGCGGCGGAAATGATAGAGCTTTATGAAAAAGCGAGGCACATTCCCGAAAATGACCAGGAACCGTCGGGAAACTTAACCATCGGGGCTTCCGAGTCTTTAACCGTTTACAGATTGCCTGCGATTCTTCATGAATTTACAAGCCAATATCCGCAGGTGACGGTGACATTAAAGTCCTCAACATGCTGGCAGCTGAGGGATGAGCTGAAACAGGGTAAAATTGACATCGCTTTTCTATTGGATAAGGAGCGCAAAGAGGATGACCTTCAGATCGAAAGTCTTGTCGCAGAGCCGATGGTGTTCGTGTTTCCAAAGGGACATCCATCCGGTGAGACAGCCTTTGACGACCTGGCTTTTTCCGCGAATGAAACGTTCTTATACACGGAACACGGCTGCAGCTACAGGGACTTTTTTGAGGAATACTTGCAAAAACAAGGCGTCATAACCGATCATACGATGGAGTTTTGGAGTGTAGAGGCGATAAAACAATGCGTGATGTGCGGTTTAGGCGTCTCTCTCCTGCCATTGATCACGACGAGGACTGACATCAGCGAAGGGAAGCTTCAGGGCACAATGGTCCGCGACGCCCTTTTTTCTACACAAATGGCTTATCATAAAAACAAATGGCTGTCGCCTGCCATGACGGCTTTCCTCGAAATTGTCCGCAGGCAGGCCAAAGAATGGGCGCAAGAGTTGGCAGAAGTTTAGATGCCTTCGGTATTCATCAGGACGATTCGCCATCCATCAGGATCTTCGACTGTCACGCCTTTGTCTTTCCAATATGGATTTTCCGGCGGCACTTCTTGATATCCCATAGCAGCGAGCCTCTGCAAAATGGCCTTGATTTCATGCGAATCAGGCATGTAAAACACGAGCAAATTGTCTTTTGTCGGTGCGGGGCAGGGGCTTCCGCTGACATGGGAAGTGAACTCCAGATGGTATTTTTCATTCGGCAGGCCGAACATCACACCGTCATAACCGGCATGTCCGGAAAATTCGCCAAGCCTTTCTAATCCCAGCCCTTTTTCATAAAAATCGATGACTGCACTCATGCGGTCTGTCGGCCGTGCCATTCTGACCTGCACAGCGGAAAAATCGGCAAACTTCATGATGATCACACTCCTTTATCCATATGTTACGACTGACGCCGGCTGCT is a window encoding:
- a CDS encoding NAD(P)-dependent oxidoreductase, which produces MKKVMIFGGNGTVGRILAKGLSRDGYELTVMDLKKPESAMSARFVRGDATDYEQVVNSIPARTDVLINLLAVKPSGDLLDRNEFEKMTGIYFKATYSILRAAAECGVPKVIFASSNHVTDVYEKDGVSLLEREIQTDDYPQSKSLYGLLKLASENLGHLFAHHSEAPHSVINLRIGTAADNEKETLHKKPRTIKTLLSHTDLISIFKAAIESGITYGTYYAVSDNPQKPWSIDSAVRELGYTPKVNTSDLLGT
- a CDS encoding dienelactone hydrolase family protein, which codes for MRKHLFKLLGDLPEKRDIQASTLRIEEKESFMVETLLLDLNGMEPVPAYFAKPKHAKGPLPAVLYCHSHGGRYERGKKELLEGAEYLASPPYAEELTSLGFSALAIDHWAFGDRRGKTESETFKEMLWTGRVMWGMMVYDSLRALDYLEARDDSDSSRMATLGMSMGGVMAWWTAALDERVSVCVDMCGQVDSETLLKTQNLDRHNLYFYVPGLVKHFSTAQIESLIAPRPHLSLVGTADKLTPVTGIDIIEEKLSSVYKEKNAGERYEVFRSHSGHIETAVMRQKALAFLKTWL
- a CDS encoding amino acid permease translates to MKEKKLGSVLLSGLMTGPILGSGIILLPPMIHQIAGDYAIFAWLLMMGIGFLFAWVFARLSVEHPNDAGVAYAAEKAFGPRIKKVAVFYFIMAASFGPAAVLMTASEYIHSLAGDVSIPAAGYGFLFFIICMIVLCFNLSFVGMVSFIFSTAAALVLFGSSVASVPHFREGPLVEGTFQFADFGWGLLLLFWALVGWEIVGNYSMEVKDRKKTIPRAVMISCLTVTVIYLVTAAAVQWIDPERFESGQLKLVIMLTPLFGSFALPVIAVLTAVLCMSAYFQVAGGVARLIASQAGGFFAYRSKSNQPLAALGLIFCIHTMVFVCLFFHILNVEALVAIANAFFICHSLCGLAAAYKLLSGLVYQMVCLFLTACFLLLLLFSSPWVLLFIFLMTAFFVLNKARVFSWKKVKSPFKSY
- a CDS encoding LysR family transcriptional regulator, producing MEIRHLKTFKTIVEIGGYTRAADYLGYAQSTVTSHIQAIEQEIRKPLFYRLGKKMLLTEAGKHLLPYAAEMIELYEKARHIPENDQEPSGNLTIGASESLTVYRLPAILHEFTSQYPQVTVTLKSSTCWQLRDELKQGKIDIAFLLDKERKEDDLQIESLVAEPMVFVFPKGHPSGETAFDDLAFSANETFLYTEHGCSYRDFFEEYLQKQGVITDHTMEFWSVEAIKQCVMCGLGVSLLPLITTRTDISEGKLQGTMVRDALFSTQMAYHKNKWLSPAMTAFLEIVRRQAKEWAQELAEV
- a CDS encoding VOC family protein; this encodes MKFADFSAVQVRMARPTDRMSAVIDFYEKGLGLERLGEFSGHAGYDGVMFGLPNEKYHLEFTSHVSGSPCPAPTKDNLLVFYMPDSHEIKAILQRLAAMGYQEVPPENPYWKDKGVTVEDPDGWRIVLMNTEGI